Proteins from one Sabethes cyaneus chromosome 2, idSabCyanKW18_F2, whole genome shotgun sequence genomic window:
- the LOC128733558 gene encoding trafficking protein particle complex subunit 11, which translates to MTLDASVLPSELVTTAQPLVGLSGLDVQRNTIHKTIWDAFNNGKKPESESIQYKLLPPNYEFPVSKPKHQSYEWYHPKGILKRNWMLKHLHVLPAVVVLFQDLEWNDPQWSDKQLQCASIIQSLKNSLQGRNTRLAVVLIQKGAAIPHGDDLLASERASHLTSTCDINAKMLFVLPHNDHLMGHILRLQSAFLELAQAYYTQMMKQIRLHREQLTDSHQILKIRHQFKLGFISELKLDQSNALRHYRQTYVNLDEIRIVDTNCLEVKTIAGFVNYKICRLFFKQNHPKDSISHFKNHIAKYRSRTGFKELLFEHYAWLSVQYSAFGELFCDAVKNGLAPLQTQHPGIYFHKAAEYVGKRKEAFLQCSALAPANETQLSGAGQTSSTNANSVLYSDFFGIRGTKTGEPVSEQQVICLVQEIEKSHNHSATVITLLGQAMAQYKVYKCLRFRKKLAIDMAEEYLKSGDHSKALTLYSLMLSDYRMDKWFTIFTEVLLKTLRSAYLSASVPDFVTCSIEALSPRIAMEKSDRILVLENLWKVFHNVSPVSSSQISPELSANWQTALSSFNSPIKLDLDRLNDLLECKISFEKRQIRNDEKLHLQLYVRSIVEVPLKLKNFSVLLSDLKSSSVRVPASQYCEYVPEGCESVQTKPIEEFILEPHKCYRILFSGERYQFMENANVHIFRLEVQMGSDRTYAILSQREKLNVQRVFKHYNPHQDCMEKISVISSCYIIPTFHLGSQTKQNNQPMLTNEFYKITTKIMNNSDLCLQNVGVSISVPQNLRTNVFLTTDLSHPLQKINSHVQIDIGELQMQSTTSISYYATSLIEGNIELRQRLFYQTENLHQTKPVTTATVDSPSTPNSEKEDLAKLIANERSTIKYNNNHNVKIEYLNEEQVRKIKEDTIVVPCVEEIKLSGRFYALSREPLGKAFRNEDFILRITMDVKAPDSVDILETQFISDHNILEKPYKGNQRIVGTKLTQNSRFQDLRILHPLNCTKDWIKQSEYLNNDVRLTFSRSHTPDQVSGGGTTLPQSRVALSDEQFNRSLLAKLPTNATIIGSTNANLTNQLNLPLTAASSNSSTNNAALSGSSPLPQPGLMTSSAGSADDFKVRPLPVGTPNAIGGAAGDELLRDDFTKGLSKVKNIYNQAIDCVQLTNNERNGFINAGLSTLQTSESAADKSLIFGIYCIRWCRSCSPNVINESKFVINGIEVIDPALNLYCYLEEKMYVRIPMTLRITLKNPTRKILHLQALLNSSDSFMFSGHKQLNVTIFAFSTYDLLFNLYPLKAGWQPLPELQLLYVNHPDVVPAGPTDLTSTSASQQLSVIPTGGKGTPVPASVPVGSSEFSSNTQPGEAGENQLSQETRDAQQKAELDSLIKRWMPKMVFIHPPTRN; encoded by the exons ATGACGTTGGATGCCAGTGTTCTGCCGTCGGAGCTGGTAACCACCGCCCAACCGCTGGTTGGACTGTCCGGATTGGATGTGCAGCGGAATACTATCCACAAAACGATATGGGATGCTTTCAACAATGGCAAGAAACCTGAAAG CGAATCTATTCAGTATAAACTCCTTCCGCCCAACTATGAGTTTCCTGTATCGAAACCCAAACATCAATCCTACGAATGGTATCATCCTAAAGGTATCTTGAAACGAAACTGGATGTTGAAGCATCTGCACGTTTTGCCGGCCGTCGTAGTTCTCTTTCAGGATCTAGAATGGAACGATCCACAGTGGAGTGATAAGCAATTGCAGTGTGCTTCCATCATTCAGTCCCTGAAAAACTCACTTCAAGGACGTAACACGCGATTAGCTGTGGTTTTGATACAAAAAGGTGCTGCCATACCTCACGGAGATGATTTGCTTGCTTCCGAAAGGGCGTCGCACCTGACTAGTACATGTGACATTAACGCGAAAATGCTATTTGTGCTTCCTCATAACGATCATTTGATGGGCCACATCCTTAGGCTGCAATCCGCCTTTCTAGAGCTCGCGCAAGCGTACTACACGCAAATGATGAAACAAATTCGATTGCACCGAGAGCAACTAACGGATTCCCATCAAATACTTAAGATCAGACACCAATTTAAACTTGGCTTTATTTccgaattgaaattggatcaaTCGAATGCCCTACGACATTATCGGCAAACCTATGTCAATCTGGATGAAATCCGAATCGTTGACACCAACTGTCTCGAAGTAAAAaccattgccggtttcgttaaCTACAAGATTTGTCGGCTATTTTTCAAACAGAACCACCCGAAAGATTCGATCTCCCACTTCAAGAACCACATCGCCAAATATCGCAGCCGGACCGGTTTTAAGGAGCTCCTCTTCGAACACTACGCGTGGCTTAGTGTGCAGTACAGTGCCTTCGGTGAGCTATTCTGTGACGCAGTCAAGAACGGACTGGCGCCGCTACAAACCCAACATCCAGGTATTTACTTTCATAAGGCGGCCGAGTATGTGGGCAAGCGTAAGGAAGCATTTTTGCAGTGCTCCGCACTGGCACCCGCCAATGAGACTCAGCTCAGCGGAGCTGGACAG ACTTCCTCTACAAATGCCAACTCAGTGCTGTACAGTGACTTTTTCGGTATACGCGGCACAAAAACGGGCGAACCGGTTTCGGAGCAACAAGTAATATGTCTGGTACAGGAAATAGAGAAATCCCACAACCATTCGGCAACCGTCATAACCTTGCTGGGACAAGCTATGGCTCAGTATAAAGTGTACAAATGCTTACGATTCCGCAAGAAACTAGCAATCGATATGGCCGAAGAGTATCTAAAAAGTGGAGACCACTCGAAAGCTCTCACCCTTTATTCGTTGATGTTGTCCGACTATCGGATGGATAAGTGGTTCACGATATTCACCGAGGTTCTGCTGAAAACTCTTCGGTCTGCGTATCTTTCCGCCTCGGTACCGGATTTTGTTACATGTAGCATTGAAGCACTGTCGCCGCGGATCGCTATGGAAAAATCCGATCGCATCTTAGTATTGGAAAACCTTTGGAAAGTATTCCACAATGTTTCCCCGGTTTCGAGCAGTCAAATTTCACCGGAACTGTCGGCTAACTGGCAAACTGCACTATCATCATTCAACAGTCCCATAAAGCTTGATCTCGATCGATTGAATGACTTGCTAGAATGCAAAATTAGCTTTGAAAAGCGACAGATACGAAATGATGAAAAATTGCATCTGCAATTGTACGTCCGATCCATTGTAGAGGTTCCATTGAAGTTGAAAAACTTTTccgttttactgtcagatctgAAATCTAGTTCTGTTCGAGTGCCGGCCTCTCAGTATTGCGAATATGTTCCTGAGGGATGTGAATCCGTGCAGACAAAGCCAATAGAAGAATTCATTCTGGAGCCGCACAAGTGCTACCGTATATTATTCAGCGGGGAGCGGTATCAATTTATGGAAAATGCAAACGTGCACATTTTTCGGTTGGAAGTACAAATGGGATCGGACCGCACATATGCCATTCTTTCGCAGCGAGAAAAGCTAAACGTTCAACGAGTATTCAAACACTACAATCCGCATCAGGACTGTATGGAGAAGATATCGGTTATTAGTTCGTGTTATATCATACCAAC GTTTCACCTTGGATCACAGACTAAACAGAACAACCAACCAATGTTAACAAATGAGTTTTAcaaaataacgacaaaaatAATGAACAATTCCGATCTTTGCCTGCAGAATGTTGGAGTCAGTATAAGTGTGCCTCAAAACCTACGGACTAATG TATTTTTAACGACTGATCTAAGTCATCCACTGCAAAAGATTAATTCCCACGTCCAGATCGACATTGGCGAACTGCAAATGCAGTCAACGACATCAATTTCGTATTATGCAACTAGTCTGATCGAGGGCAACATCGAATTGCGCCAGCGACTTTTCTACCAGACGGAAAACCTCCATCAAACGAAACCGGTAACCACGGCCACCGTGGATTCTCCTTCAACTCCGAACAGTGAAAAGGAAGACCTGGCCAAACTGATCGCTAACGAGCGTAGCACTATAAAGTACAACAACAATCATAATGTTAAAATCGAATACCTAAATGAGGAACAGGTGCGCAAGATCAAAGAGGACACCATTGTGGTGCCCTGCGTTGAAGAGATCAAATTGAGTGGGCGGTTCTATGCATTAAGCCGAGAGCCCCTTGGTAAGGCATTCCGAAACGAAGATTTTATTTTAAGGATAACCATGGATGTCAAAGCCCCGGACAGTGTGGATATTCTGGAGACGCAGTTCATTAGT GATCATAACATCCTAGAAAAGCCTTACAAAGGCAACCAGCGAATCGTAGGAACAAAACTTACTCAAAATAGCCGGTTTCAAGACCTGCGGATACTGCATCCCTTGAACTGCACCAAAGACTGGATAAAGCAAAGCGAGTACTTGAATAACGACGTCCGGCTTACGTTCAGTCGTAGTCATACACCGGACCAAGTAAGCGGCGGAGGAACAACGTTGCCTCAGTCTCGCGTCGCCCTCTCGGACGAGCAGTTCAACCGAAGCTTGCTGGCAAAGCTTCCAACTAACGCAACCATTATCGGTAGCACCAATGCCAATCTAACAAATCAGTTAAATCTCCCACTAACCGCTGCTTCGTCCAATTCTTCTACTAATAATGCTGCCCTTTCGGGATCCTCACCGTTGCCCCAACCAGGATTGATGACTTCATCTGCGGGAAGCGCAGATGATTTTAAAGTACGACCCCTACCGGTTGGCACTCCCAATGCTATTGGCGGTGCCGCCGGTGATGAGCTACTGCGGGATGATTTTACCAAAGGACTATCGAAGGTGAAAAACATCTACAACCAAGCAATCGATTGCGTTCAGTTGACCAACAACGAAAGAAACGGGTTCATTAATGCTGGTCTAAGTACGCTACAGACCAGTGAGTCTGCGGCGGACAAATCACTCATTTTCGGTATTTACTGCATTCGATGGTGCCGCAGTTGTTCACCGAACGTGATCAATGAGTCTAAGTTTGTTATCAACGGGATTG AGGTGATAGATCCAGCGCTTAATTTGTACTGCTATCTTGAGGAAAAGATGTACGTTCGCATACCGATGACACTGCGAATTACGCTAAAAAATCCAACACGAAAAATTCTACATCTGCAAGCGCTGCTAAACAGCTCGGACAGTTTTATGTTCTCCGGGCATAAGCAG CTTAACGTGACGATCTTCGCCTTTTCCACGTACGATCTGCTATTCAACCTGTATCCTCTGAAAGCCGGTTGGCAACCACTACCGGAGCTACAACTGCTGTACGTCAACCACCCAGATGTAGTGCCAGCAGGACCGACGGATCTCACGTCGACCAGTGCTAGTCAGCAATTGTCCGTAATACCAACGGGGGGCAAAGGAACCCCAGTTCCGGCTAGTGTCCCCGTAGGTTCAAGCGAATTCAGCAGCAATACTCAACCAGGGGAAGCCGGTGAAAACCAGCTCAGCCAAGA